Proteins co-encoded in one Chrysemys picta bellii isolate R12L10 chromosome 13, ASM1138683v2, whole genome shotgun sequence genomic window:
- the LOC101945039 gene encoding signal-regulatory protein beta-1-like produces MAPSTPVSGLSLPWLVLLLLLEIPGAGAQEFQLLQPRGAVSVSAGETLTLNCSVTGLGPPGPVKWFKGSGSGRQLVYAERGSFPRVTRAVSGSGTDFTIRISDTRPEDAGIYRCVKFLKGSGADEEIRSGAGTVVSVSARPSAPSMSGPPSRAEPGPQVTFTCTSGGFAPRDIAVTWLKNGAKLPAPQARVLPAHENVSYSVSSTVGVSLTAGDTRSQLTCQIEHSTLPAPLRATYNLSDALRVPPRLRVGTDPAAPVAPNESVTFTCHAEGFYPKDVSLTWLENGNETNLGKPSPLAENPDGTYTLQSSLEVNATEQRSQSMFTCRVVHDSQSPVSASATLRLSQPSAEPGKDPTSPTAAGQSLFSSPALWIGLFLEKVLTAAFFLFLFL; encoded by the exons ATGGCTCCGTCGACCCCTGTGTCTGGATTGTCTCTTCCATGGTtggtgctgctgcttctcctggagatCCCTG gggccggggcccaggAGTTCCAGCTGCTGCAGCCCCGGGGCGCCGTGTCGGTGTCAGCGGGAGAGACTCTCACACTGAACTGCTCTGTGACTGGGCTCGGTCCACCGGGACCCGTGAAGTGGTTCAAGGGCTCGGGCAGTGGCCGCCAGCTCGTTTATGCAGAGAGAGGATCATTCCCCCGGGTGACGCGGGCTGTGAGTGGCTCTGGCACAGACTTCACCATCCGCATCAGTGACACCCGCCCCGAGGACGCCGGGATCTATCGCTGTGTGAAGTTTCTGAAGGGGTCGGGAGCCGATGAGGAGATCAGATCCGGCGCTGGCACCGTCGTGTCTGTGAGCG CCAGACCGTCGGCCCCGTCCATGTCCGGCCCCCCCAGCAGGGCAGAGCCGGGTCCCCAAGTGACTTTCACCTGCACGTCAGGAGGATTCGCCCCCAGAGACATCGCTGTGACCTGGCTCAAAAATGGGGccaaactcccagccccccaggcccGGGTTCTCCCTGCACACGAGAACGTCTCCTACAGCGTGTCCAGCACTGTGGGGGTGAGCCTGACCGCAGGAGACACCCGCTCCCAGCTCACCTGTCAGATAGAGCACAGCACCTTACCGGCTCCCCTGCGTGCGACTTACAACCTCAGCGATGCCCTGCGAG TTCCCCCCAGGCTGCGAGTGGGCACTGACCCAGCGGCGCCCGTCGCACCGAACGAGTCTGTGACGTTCACCTGCCACGCGGAGGGGTTTTACCCCAAGGACGTGAGTCTCACCTGGCTGGAGAACGGAAATGAGACGAATCTGGGAAAACCCTCCCCCCTGGCTGAGAATCCAGACGGGACGTACACGCTCCAGAGCTCCCTGGAGGTCAACGCAACCGAGCAGAGGAGTCAGTCCATGTTCACCTGTCGGGTTGTGCACGATTCCCAGTCCCCCGTCAGTGCCAGCGCGACACTGAGACTCTCCCAGCCATCTGCTGAGCCAGGCAAAGATCCCACTTCACCTACTGCAG caggtcagagtCTGTTCTCCAGCCCCGCTCTCTGGATCGGGCTCTTCCTGGAGAAGGTGCTGACAGCcgccttcttcctcttcctctttctgtga